From a single Vicinamibacteria bacterium genomic region:
- a CDS encoding type II toxin-antitoxin system PemK/MazF family toxin translates to MAEITTKDKGYPTEIDIDQKANLPKSSFVQADNVHTVPKQKLDRYVGTLDRETMREVSRKVILALELESLTSEG, encoded by the coding sequence GTGGCCGAGATCACAACAAAGGACAAGGGATACCCAACCGAGATCGACATCGACCAAAAAGCGAACCTTCCCAAGTCGTCGTTCGTGCAAGCTGACAACGTTCACACCGTTCCGAAGCAAAAGCTCGATCGATACGTTGGAACTCTTGACCGCGAGACGATGCGGGAAGTCTCTAGGAAGGTCATTCTGGCGCTGGAGCTCGAGAGTCTCACCTCAGAGGGATAA
- a CDS encoding BtpA/SgcQ family protein, producing MIGTSRFTSLFSGRKPIIGVIHLPPLPGYPESPGIEASVAKALVDLDAFHAGPVDGVLVENEEDRPHRVEASRETIAAMTRVCRELVLHARVPVGVEILLNDPEASLAVASMAGAAFIRTDYFVDPMERPEHGGRMRIDPDALIRYRSHIGAQDVLVLADIQVKYARMLVERGLAESARLAREAAADAVLVTGRATGEPPSVPDLEESKQGAGDLPVLVGSGLDLSNVGELLRVADGAVVGTSLKQGDYVAAEKVIALVREARR from the coding sequence ATGATAGGGACGAGCCGGTTCACAAGCCTCTTTTCCGGGCGTAAGCCGATCATCGGGGTCATCCATTTGCCGCCGCTGCCGGGATACCCTGAAAGCCCCGGGATCGAAGCGTCCGTGGCGAAAGCCCTGGTCGACCTCGACGCCTTTCATGCGGGGCCGGTCGACGGTGTTCTCGTCGAGAACGAGGAGGACCGTCCACACCGCGTCGAGGCTTCCCGAGAGACGATCGCGGCGATGACTCGAGTTTGTCGAGAGCTCGTGCTCCACGCGCGGGTGCCCGTCGGCGTGGAGATTCTGCTGAATGACCCCGAGGCATCGCTCGCCGTCGCTTCGATGGCCGGCGCGGCCTTCATTCGAACGGATTATTTCGTGGATCCGATGGAGCGTCCCGAGCACGGTGGCCGTATGCGCATCGACCCCGATGCCCTGATCCGTTATCGGTCCCACATCGGAGCCCAGGATGTCCTCGTTCTGGCGGACATACAAGTCAAGTACGCCAGAATGCTCGTCGAGAGAGGTCTCGCGGAATCCGCGCGGCTCGCGAGAGAGGCTGCCGCCGATGCGGTTCTCGTGACCGGTCGCGCGACCGGGGAACCGCCGTCCGTTCCCGACCTAGAAGAATCGAAACAAGGCGCCGGCGATCTGCCCGTGCTCGTCGGAAGCGGCCTCGACCTATCGAACGTAGGCGAGCTTCTCCGTGTCGCGGACGGAGCGGTCGTGGGAACGAGCCTCAAGCAAGGCGATTACGTCGCCGCCGAAAAGGTAATCGCTCTCGTACGCGAGGCGCGACGATGA
- a CDS encoding nucleoside hydrolase produces MTRKLVLAAAIVSACRVPETTVSESPSPIAVWLDVDPAVRRGGHEPDDGLALLQAFHSPELEIVGVSVVFGNSPLEIGYPIAQEIVSRFGPEGLAVYSGASGAEELGVETDASRALTAALGESALSILALGPVTNVATVLTNHPELAGRINRIIAVAGRRPGQRFTLGEGGAPLMDFNFELDPAGFQVLLDSGAPVILAPFEISSKTPLGEEQIERFATVPEIGEFFLEPLRDYVEWYDERFAIRAIFPFDTLAVAYLTSPDWIQCEELPVEIQTLPDDVRPGEEKPYLLASKDLPSSQRVTYCHSASEAFTEDLMRRMLAANEVDK; encoded by the coding sequence ATGACGCGGAAGCTCGTGCTCGCCGCGGCGATCGTCTCCGCCTGTCGAGTCCCCGAAACGACCGTGTCGGAGTCACCGTCGCCGATCGCGGTTTGGCTCGACGTGGATCCGGCCGTCAGGCGTGGGGGTCACGAGCCCGACGATGGGCTCGCTCTTCTTCAAGCGTTTCACTCTCCCGAGCTCGAGATCGTCGGGGTGAGCGTCGTCTTCGGAAACTCCCCTCTCGAGATCGGCTATCCGATTGCCCAGGAGATCGTGAGCCGCTTCGGACCCGAGGGGCTTGCGGTTTACTCGGGAGCCTCGGGGGCGGAAGAGCTGGGTGTCGAGACCGACGCCTCTCGCGCTCTGACAGCGGCACTCGGCGAAAGCGCGCTCTCTATCCTCGCGCTCGGACCGGTGACGAACGTGGCGACGGTGCTGACGAACCATCCCGAGCTCGCCGGTCGTATCAATCGGATCATCGCCGTCGCCGGACGACGGCCAGGCCAGAGATTCACTCTCGGCGAAGGCGGAGCCCCTCTCATGGACTTCAACTTCGAGCTCGATCCCGCCGGTTTTCAGGTATTGCTCGACTCCGGGGCACCGGTCATTCTCGCTCCCTTCGAGATCTCGTCCAAGACTCCGCTCGGCGAGGAGCAGATCGAGCGGTTCGCCACGGTGCCAGAGATTGGCGAGTTCTTTCTCGAGCCCCTTCGCGACTATGTGGAGTGGTACGACGAGCGCTTTGCCATCCGGGCGATCTTCCCCTTCGATACACTCGCGGTGGCCTACCTGACCTCCCCCGATTGGATCCAGTGTGAAGAGCTCCCCGTCGAAATCCAGACCTTACCCGATGATGTCCGCCCCGGCGAGGAGAAGCCTTACCTTCTCGCCTCGAAGGACCTGCCCTCGAGCCAGCGTGTAACGTACTGCCACTCGGCGAGCGAGGCGTTCACCGAAGATTTGATGCGCAGGATGCTAGCCGCGAACGAGGTGGACAAGTAA
- a CDS encoding copper homeostasis protein CutC, which translates to MLVEACVDSVEGAVAAQAGGAARVELCTALLEGGLTPSAGAIALARRRLRIGLHVIVRPRGGDFLYTETEHEVMLEDINAAKQLGADGVVIGVLDPRGNVDRDRTRALVERARPMAVTFHRAFDMAREPFEALESLVELGVDRLLTSGQEESAMAGLDLLRQLIEEAGERIIVMPAGSIHERNIEKIARETRASELHITGFVDIESGMQFRNPRVHMGGLLRPPEYSRATTDAERIRTLVSLARGLK; encoded by the coding sequence ATGCTCGTCGAAGCCTGTGTCGATTCCGTGGAAGGAGCCGTCGCGGCTCAAGCCGGGGGTGCCGCACGGGTCGAGCTGTGCACCGCTCTTCTCGAGGGCGGCCTCACGCCGAGCGCCGGAGCCATCGCCCTCGCACGGCGGAGGCTTAGGATTGGACTTCACGTCATCGTCCGACCTCGGGGAGGCGACTTTCTCTACACCGAGACCGAGCACGAAGTCATGCTCGAGGACATCAACGCCGCCAAGCAGCTCGGCGCCGACGGCGTCGTCATCGGCGTCCTCGATCCTCGAGGCAACGTGGATCGGGACCGCACTCGCGCCCTCGTCGAACGGGCGCGACCCATGGCCGTGACCTTCCATCGCGCGTTCGACATGGCGCGCGAGCCTTTCGAGGCGCTCGAATCACTGGTGGAGCTGGGCGTCGACCGTCTGTTGACGTCGGGCCAGGAGGAGTCCGCCATGGCGGGGCTCGATCTGCTCCGGCAGCTGATCGAAGAAGCGGGCGAGCGGATCATCGTGATGCCGGCCGGCAGCATCCACGAAAGGAACATCGAGAAAATCGCGAGGGAAACCCGTGCCAGCGAGCTTCACATCACGGGATTCGTGGACATCGAGAGCGGAATGCAGTTTCGCAACCCTCGGGTGCACATGGGCGGCCTGCTTCGCCCGCCGGAATATTCCCGCGCGACCACCGACGCCGAGCGCATTCGGACGCTGGTGAGTCTGGCCCGAGGGCTGAAATGA
- a CDS encoding PfkB family carbohydrate kinase — MNVVCVGDLGVDRYLPLKLDRPGGIALNFVAHARRLFDPSDRITLVSALGTDEEAVIARRGIETLDVRACITEIAGRTSLQLIDLEPSGEKIFVEYHQGILGEFRIGAPEQELISDADLLFAPYYEQIDGFFASIVETPSRGIRAVDFADIADRPTTERVEEYGPGFSIAFFGLSSSHRALIDALETVARRQNKLFIVTLGAEGSLALTGGGRLRVPAVSVDQVVDTTGAGDTFAAGFLSEYCRSKGVTRALRRGAEEAARTITHIGAF; from the coding sequence ATGAACGTCGTTTGCGTCGGGGACTTGGGAGTGGATCGCTACCTTCCCCTGAAGCTCGATCGCCCGGGCGGCATCGCTCTCAATTTTGTCGCTCATGCGCGTCGTCTGTTCGACCCGTCCGATCGAATCACTCTCGTGAGCGCTCTTGGCACGGATGAAGAAGCGGTGATTGCACGGCGAGGCATCGAGACGCTCGATGTGCGCGCCTGCATCACCGAGATCGCCGGACGTACGTCCCTCCAGCTCATCGACCTCGAGCCATCGGGCGAGAAGATCTTCGTCGAATACCACCAAGGGATTCTCGGCGAGTTCCGCATCGGGGCGCCCGAGCAAGAGCTCATCTCCGACGCGGATCTTCTCTTCGCCCCTTACTACGAGCAGATCGATGGTTTCTTCGCTTCGATCGTGGAGACCCCTTCGCGAGGAATTCGTGCGGTGGATTTCGCCGACATCGCCGATCGGCCGACGACGGAACGCGTCGAAGAATACGGGCCGGGATTTTCTATCGCTTTTTTCGGACTGAGCTCGTCGCACCGGGCCTTGATCGATGCGCTCGAGACCGTCGCCCGGCGGCAGAACAAGCTCTTCATCGTCACGCTCGGGGCCGAAGGAAGCCTCGCGCTGACCGGAGGCGGGCGGCTGCGCGTGCCCGCCGTTTCGGTTGACCAGGTGGTCGATACGACCGGCGCCGGGGACACATTCGCGGCGGGCTTCTTGAGCGAATATTGTCGCTCTAAAGGCGTGACGCGCGCTCTTCGGCGTGGGGCCGAAGAGGCGGCGCGGACCATCACGCACATCGGCGCGTTCTAG
- a CDS encoding ribbon-helix-helix domain-containing protein: MKNVQISLDEDLIGIVDELAASANLSRSAVVRDALRKWVREREVKKFEDEWIAKLREEPQDLSDAPAWAEAESWSDE; the protein is encoded by the coding sequence ATGAAGAACGTGCAGATCAGCCTCGACGAAGACCTCATCGGGATCGTCGACGAGCTCGCGGCATCGGCGAATCTGTCACGATCGGCCGTCGTACGCGACGCTTTGAGAAAATGGGTCCGCGAGAGGGAAGTCAAGAAGTTCGAGGACGAGTGGATCGCCAAGCTGAGGGAAGAACCTCAGGACCTGAGCGACGCGCCGGCGTGGGCGGAGGCCGAGAGCTGGAGTGATGAGTGA